The following are from one region of the Entelurus aequoreus isolate RoL-2023_Sb linkage group LG17, RoL_Eaeq_v1.1, whole genome shotgun sequence genome:
- the LOC133632618 gene encoding glutathione S-transferase theta-3-like, producing MEFYLDLRSQPCRSLYLFAKAANIPFTFKLVDLAQGEQFSEEFGKLSPIRKVPVLKDGDFVLTESVAILQYLVEKHASSLPDHWYPVDLRRRARVNEYLSWQHMNLRAHGSMVFLLRTFYTVVMGHEVPKDKMDNAVADLNESLDLLEQKFLQDRAFVAGQQISVADIVAYAEILQPVGSGLDVFAGRPKLVAWREGVKAEFGAELLDEVDQAIMATGSLPQTLQQSKGMEMLRPKFSKMFS from the exons ATGGAGTTCTACCTGGACCTGCGCTCTCAGCCCTGCAGGTCTTTGTACCTGTTCGCTAAAGCCGCCAACATCCCCTTTACCTTTAAACTCGTCGACCTGGCGCAAG gGGAGCAGTTCAGCGAAGAATTTGGCAAGCTCAGCCCAATCCGGAAAGTTCCAGTCCTGAAGGATGGCGACTTTGTCCTAACTGAGAG CGTGGCCATCCTGCAGTACCTGGTCGAGAAGCACGCCTCCTCTCTGCCGGACCACTGGTACCCGGTGGACCTGCGCCGGCGAGCGCGGGTTAACGAGTATCTGTCGTGGCAGCACATGAACCTGCGAGCGCACGGGTCCATGGTCTTCCTGCTCAGG ACCTTTTACACGGTGGTCATGGGACACGAGGTGCCCAAGGACAAGATGGACAACGCCGTCGCCGATCTCAACGAGTCCCTGGACCTGCTGGAGCAGAAGTTCCTCCAGGACCGAGCCTTCGTCGCCGGCCAGCAGATTTCTGTGGCCGACATCGTGGCGTACGCGGAAATCCTGCAG CCCGTGGGCAGCGGCCTGGACGTGTTTGCGGGCCGTCCCAAGCTGGTGGCGTGGCGGGAAGGTGTGAAGGCAGAGTTTGGAGCGGAGCTGCTGGACGAAGTGGACCAGGCCATCATGGCGACGGGAAGTCTGCCGCAGACGCTGCAGCAGAGCAAAGGCATGGAAATGCTCCGACCCAAGTTCTCCAAGATGTTCTCCTGA
- the LOC133632619 gene encoding myosin heavy chain, cardiac muscle isoform-like, with translation MAEEVAEILDTDKLYLTQIRHLEDQLDKCQSKCGELENHVLDLMSELRALTKDKDDVTRYLKRALDTKDKRVEMLMEQVEQQQEASEKDKETMEQLKKQLEQLHHRISELDAVIDTQAKQLDQQAGQLVALEDKMVVQKKQQDAANKQLTEDAQRDKTNMIAETMSNMEVVFEDKLSKRLEEERVQNSKKMTQLQMMLQENMTLWLEKDVMQKKELELSCEVSRLEDELTKKPRRKFTRRK, from the exons ATGGCGGAAGAAGTCGCCGAGATTTTGGACACTGATAAATTGTACCTGACACAAATCCGACATTTGGAGGATCAGCTGGATAA GTGTCAGTCGAAATGCGGCGAGCTGGAGAACCACGTCCTGGATCTGATGTCGGAGCTGCGGGCGCTGACGAAGGACAAGGACGACGTGACCAGGTACTTGAAGCGGGCGCTGGACACCAAGGACAAGAGGGTGGAGATGCTGATGGAGCAGGTGGAGCAGCAGCAGGAGGCCAGCGAGAAGGACAAGGAGACCATGGAGCAGCTCAAGAAGCAGCTGGAGCAGCTGCACCATCGCATCAGCGAGCTGGACGCCGTCATCGACACGCAAG CCAAGCAGTTGGACCAGCAGGCGGGACAGCTGGTGGCTCTGGAGGACAAGATGGTGGTTCAGAAGAAGCAGCAGGACGCCGCCAATAAGCAGCTGACGGAGGACGCGCAGAGAGACAAGACTAA CATGATCGCTGAGACGATGAGCAACATGGAGGTGGTGTTCGAGGACAAGCTGTCCAAGAGGCTGGAGGAGGAGAGAGTTCAGAACAGCAAGAAGATGACACAGCTGCAGATGATGCTGCAGGAGAACATGACTCTGTGGCTGGAGAAGGACGTCATGCAGAAGAAGGAGTTGGAGCTCAGCTGCGAGGTCAGTCGTCTGGAGGACGAGCTCACCAAGAAGCCTCGCAGGAAGTTCACGCGCAGGAAG TGA